From a single Bacillus pumilus genomic region:
- the rbsC gene encoding ribose ABC transporter permease RbsC, with protein MKPLTSNGRFDHIMQKLGPFLGLIILVAIVSILNPAFLEPLNILNLLRQISINALIAFGMTFVILTGGIDLSVGAILALSSALTAGFIVSGMDPILAIIVGCIIGAILGMINGLLITKGKMAPFIATLATMTIFRGLTLVYTDGNPITGLGSNYAFQLFGRGYFLGIPVPAITMLLTFIVLWVLLHKTPFGRRTYAIGGNEKAALISGIKVPRVKIMIYSLAGFMSALAGAILTSRLNSAQPTAGTSYELDAIAAVVLGGTSLSGGRGRIVGTLIGVLIIGVLNNGMNLLGVSSFYQSVVKGIVILIAVLLDRKKSA; from the coding sequence GACTCATCATCCTTGTCGCCATCGTTTCTATTTTAAACCCGGCCTTTTTAGAGCCGTTAAACATCTTAAACTTACTGAGACAAATCTCCATTAATGCCCTCATTGCCTTTGGAATGACGTTTGTTATTTTAACCGGAGGAATTGATTTGTCTGTCGGTGCCATTTTAGCACTTTCTAGTGCCCTAACTGCCGGATTTATCGTGTCTGGCATGGACCCGATTTTAGCTATTATCGTTGGCTGTATTATTGGGGCCATTCTTGGGATGATTAACGGTCTTTTAATTACAAAAGGAAAAATGGCTCCTTTTATCGCAACACTTGCCACGATGACGATTTTCAGAGGGTTAACACTTGTGTATACAGACGGAAACCCGATTACAGGACTCGGCTCTAACTATGCCTTTCAGTTATTCGGCCGCGGATACTTCTTAGGTATTCCTGTTCCAGCGATCACCATGCTTCTCACCTTTATCGTACTTTGGGTACTGCTTCATAAAACACCTTTCGGCAGAAGAACGTATGCTATCGGCGGGAATGAAAAAGCGGCGCTTATCTCAGGCATTAAAGTACCACGCGTCAAAATCATGATTTATTCATTAGCGGGCTTCATGTCTGCTTTAGCAGGGGCCATTTTAACCTCTCGACTAAACTCTGCTCAACCAACAGCTGGTACGTCGTATGAGCTTGATGCGATTGCTGCTGTTGTACTTGGCGGGACAAGCCTGTCTGGCGGAAGAGGACGAATTGTCGGCACACTGATCGGGGTACTCATCATCGGGGTACTGAACAATGGGATGAACTTACTTGGTGTATCATCATTCTATCAATCTGTTGTGAAAGGGATTGTCATCTTAATTGCAGTCCTACTAGACAGAAAGAAATCTGCTTAA
- the rbsB gene encoding ribose ABC transporter substrate-binding protein RbsB — MKKFVILILILSLFMLSACSLEPPEWAKSTKDGNKKDIKIGLSISTLNNPFFVSLKNGVTKEAKKLGIEVVIADAQNDSAKQTSDVEDLIQQGVDALLINPADSSAISTAVESANASDIPVITLDRSAESGKVEALVASDNVKGGEMAANFIIDKVGKGAKVAELEGVPGASATRERGKGFHQIADKDLKVTAKQAADFDRTKGLNVMENLLQGNPDIKAVFAHNDEMALGALEAIQSSGKDILVVGFDGNEDALNSIKAGKLSATVAQQPELIGKLAVGAANDVLKGKKVEKNIPAPLKLEQKK; from the coding sequence ATGAAAAAATTTGTAATACTCATTTTGATTCTCTCATTATTCATGCTTTCTGCCTGCTCGCTCGAACCACCAGAGTGGGCCAAATCTACAAAGGATGGGAATAAAAAAGACATCAAAATCGGACTGTCGATCTCGACCTTAAACAACCCATTCTTCGTTTCTCTCAAAAACGGTGTGACGAAAGAAGCGAAAAAGCTTGGCATCGAAGTCGTCATTGCAGATGCACAAAACGATTCAGCGAAACAAACAAGTGATGTAGAAGATTTAATTCAGCAAGGGGTCGATGCATTGCTCATCAACCCAGCAGATTCATCTGCCATCTCAACTGCTGTCGAATCAGCGAATGCTTCTGATATTCCAGTCATCACGTTAGACCGCTCAGCAGAAAGCGGAAAGGTCGAAGCTCTTGTCGCCTCAGATAACGTCAAAGGCGGCGAAATGGCAGCCAACTTTATCATCGACAAGGTTGGGAAGGGAGCAAAAGTCGCTGAACTAGAAGGTGTACCAGGCGCTTCGGCAACACGTGAGCGCGGAAAAGGCTTCCATCAAATAGCAGATAAAGATTTAAAAGTGACAGCAAAACAAGCGGCTGACTTCGACCGGACAAAAGGATTGAACGTCATGGAAAACCTCCTTCAAGGAAACCCCGACATCAAAGCCGTTTTTGCCCACAATGATGAAATGGCACTTGGCGCACTAGAGGCGATCCAAAGCTCCGGGAAAGACATTCTCGTCGTTGGCTTTGACGGAAATGAGGATGCACTCAACTCGATCAAAGCAGGAAAACTATCCGCAACCGTCGCCCAGCAGCCAGAGCTGATCGGGAAACTGGCAGTCGGTGCTGCAAACGACGTATTAAAAGGGAAAAAGGTAGAAAAGAACATCCCAGCTCCGCTGAAACTAGAACAAAAAAAATAA
- a CDS encoding flavin reductase family protein, translating into MITLQMDQLSRKEAYKVLSGSIVPRPIAFITSLSKEEVVNAAPFSFFNVISGHPPLIAVSIGRRQGEMKDTAKHIIDREEFVVHVSDEAMIEDINETAATLPQDESELDRTGLHQVKSHVVSVPGIKEARIRFECQLEKHLTFQNDEGEITVDHIIGRVVCAHLDETVYDAEKGYVSTHELKPVARLAGNDYAHLGTSFVLKRPE; encoded by the coding sequence GTGATTACGTTACAAATGGATCAGCTGTCACGAAAAGAAGCATATAAAGTATTATCTGGCTCTATTGTTCCAAGACCGATTGCGTTTATTACGAGCCTTTCTAAAGAAGAGGTCGTCAATGCCGCACCATTTAGTTTCTTTAATGTCATCAGTGGTCATCCTCCGCTGATCGCTGTTTCTATCGGACGGCGTCAAGGAGAGATGAAAGATACAGCAAAACATATCATCGACAGGGAAGAGTTTGTGGTCCATGTGAGTGATGAAGCGATGATTGAAGATATTAATGAAACAGCTGCTACGCTGCCACAGGATGAGAGTGAGCTGGATCGAACCGGTCTTCATCAAGTAAAGAGCCATGTCGTTTCAGTGCCAGGGATCAAGGAAGCGCGCATTCGCTTTGAATGTCAGCTGGAAAAGCATCTCACCTTTCAAAATGACGAAGGGGAAATCACAGTCGATCATATCATTGGCCGTGTTGTATGTGCGCATTTAGATGAGACTGTTTATGATGCAGAAAAAGGGTATGTGTCTACTCACGAATTGAAGCCAGTCGCCCGTTTAGCAGGAAATGATTATGCCCATTTAGGAACGTCGTTTGTGCTAAAAAGACCAGAATAA
- the alsR gene encoding acetoin biosynthesis transcriptional regulator AlsR, whose amino-acid sequence MELRHLQYFVTVAEELHFGRAAARLNMTQPPLSQQIKQFEEELGFPLFHRSKRVVELTAAGKVFLHEVRGVLQQLDKAVDHARHTARGELGKIIIGFVGTATYDILPPVVREFRELYPSVSIELKQLSVPQQLGALLNGEIDIGFLHPTSPHEELVSRLMKQSECIFAIPKNHPLAKKDAVTIEDIRHEPIISLSKESWPSLYQHFVLLCEKYGFSPNIVQEAAEYQMVIGLVTAGVGIAIIPKSARRLFNLDVVYRSIEGEQLLAEWTISYRRENHNPALFHLVHHILHRTEPE is encoded by the coding sequence ATGGAACTGAGACATTTGCAGTATTTTGTCACAGTAGCGGAGGAGCTGCATTTTGGGAGAGCAGCCGCACGTTTGAATATGACACAGCCTCCACTTAGTCAGCAAATTAAGCAGTTTGAAGAAGAATTGGGGTTTCCTTTGTTTCACCGGTCGAAGCGAGTGGTGGAATTAACAGCTGCTGGAAAGGTCTTTTTACATGAGGTGCGGGGGGTGCTGCAACAGCTTGATAAAGCCGTTGATCATGCCAGGCATACAGCAAGAGGTGAGCTTGGGAAAATCATTATAGGGTTTGTTGGAACAGCGACGTATGATATTCTCCCGCCCGTTGTCCGTGAATTTAGAGAGCTGTATCCGTCTGTCAGCATTGAGCTGAAGCAACTTTCTGTTCCGCAGCAGCTAGGGGCGCTTTTAAACGGGGAGATTGATATCGGTTTTTTACATCCGACATCTCCGCATGAAGAACTGGTCAGTCGTTTGATGAAGCAAAGTGAATGTATTTTTGCAATTCCGAAAAACCATCCACTGGCGAAAAAAGACGCGGTCACGATCGAGGATATCCGTCACGAACCGATTATTTCTTTATCAAAGGAATCATGGCCGTCCCTTTATCAGCACTTTGTCCTGCTATGTGAAAAGTACGGGTTTTCTCCAAATATTGTGCAGGAAGCGGCGGAATATCAAATGGTCATTGGTCTTGTCACAGCTGGAGTCGGCATTGCAATCATTCCAAAATCAGCACGGCGTTTATTTAACTTAGATGTGGTGTATCGGTCCATTGAAGGAGAGCAGCTATTGGCGGAATGGACGATTTCTTATAGACGAGAAAACCATAATCCTGCATTGTTTCATCTTGTCCATCATATTCTCCATCGAACTGAGCCGGAGTAA
- the alsS gene encoding acetolactate synthase AlsS, which translates to MNSQAQPLTRRGAELIVDTLIAQGVTHVFAIPGAKIDAVFDVLKDRGPELVLCRHEQNAAFMAAAVGRLTGKPGVCLVTSGPGASNLATGLLTANTEGDPVVAIAGNVIRADRLKRTHQSLDNAALFKPVTKYSVEVQDVHNIPEALTNAFRAAQKGQAGAAFISFPQDVVTEHTTQTPVSAHPSPELGPAPDALISSAIAKIQNAHLPVAIVGMKASRPAAAKATRTLLKTLGIPFVETYQGAGVLSRELESQYVGRIGLFRNQPGDLLIEQADVLLTIGFDPIEYDPKHWNIQPKQRQIIHVDDMQADIDHFYEPTLELVGNIAETVNHLAHDSVPLSLCKEKIEWVTDLQELLSDMEQAPERESHLSHPLDVIHTLRRLISDDTKVTCDIGSHAIWMSRHFRVYEPNTFLVSNGMQTLGVALPWAIAASILNPDEKIISVSGDGGFLFSAMELETAVRMKTNLVHLVWNDSTYDMVAFQQEMKYDRTSCVEFGQIDLVKYAESFGATGLRVNSPEELSTVLQKGINIEGPVIIDIPIDYQDNPDLASQKWPEVFRETHTLNVR; encoded by the coding sequence ATGAATTCTCAAGCACAACCCCTAACAAGACGAGGAGCAGAATTGATTGTTGATACGCTGATTGCTCAAGGTGTGACCCATGTTTTTGCGATCCCAGGTGCAAAAATTGACGCCGTATTTGATGTATTAAAAGACAGAGGTCCAGAGCTTGTCCTATGCAGACATGAGCAAAATGCAGCCTTTATGGCAGCTGCTGTCGGCCGTTTAACTGGCAAACCAGGTGTTTGTCTCGTCACATCAGGTCCTGGCGCATCTAATTTAGCAACAGGTCTATTAACAGCCAATACAGAAGGTGACCCTGTTGTCGCAATCGCTGGAAACGTCATTCGTGCAGATCGGCTCAAACGAACACATCAATCACTCGACAATGCGGCATTATTCAAACCAGTCACAAAATACAGTGTTGAAGTACAAGACGTTCATAATATACCCGAAGCCTTAACAAATGCTTTTCGCGCGGCACAAAAGGGGCAGGCTGGAGCAGCATTTATCAGCTTTCCACAAGATGTCGTGACAGAACACACCACACAAACACCAGTGTCTGCTCACCCTTCTCCAGAACTAGGTCCTGCACCGGATGCTCTCATCAGCTCGGCTATCGCCAAAATTCAAAATGCACACTTACCTGTTGCCATTGTAGGAATGAAAGCCAGTCGTCCAGCTGCTGCAAAGGCTACAAGAACATTATTGAAAACACTTGGAATTCCATTTGTTGAAACGTACCAAGGAGCCGGCGTTCTCTCAAGAGAGCTTGAGTCTCAATATGTAGGAAGAATCGGTTTATTTCGAAATCAGCCGGGAGATCTTCTCATTGAACAAGCAGATGTCCTTTTGACCATTGGCTTTGATCCAATTGAATATGATCCGAAGCATTGGAATATTCAGCCGAAGCAGCGCCAGATCATCCATGTGGATGACATGCAGGCAGATATTGATCATTTCTATGAGCCTACACTCGAGCTTGTTGGCAATATAGCTGAAACCGTCAACCATCTAGCCCATGACAGTGTTCCACTTTCTCTATGCAAAGAGAAAATAGAATGGGTCACTGATTTACAGGAGCTGTTAAGCGACATGGAACAAGCACCAGAAAGAGAAAGCCATCTTTCTCATCCGCTTGATGTCATTCATACATTGAGACGCCTGATTTCTGATGACACGAAAGTAACATGTGATATCGGATCGCACGCGATTTGGATGTCTCGTCACTTCCGCGTCTATGAGCCAAACACATTTCTAGTGAGTAACGGTATGCAAACATTAGGTGTTGCCTTACCGTGGGCAATTGCGGCTTCCATACTGAATCCAGATGAAAAGATCATTTCGGTCTCAGGTGATGGTGGTTTTCTCTTCTCTGCAATGGAGTTAGAAACAGCCGTCCGCATGAAAACAAATCTCGTGCACCTTGTTTGGAACGACAGCACATACGACATGGTGGCGTTCCAGCAGGAAATGAAATATGACCGCACATCCTGCGTAGAATTCGGACAGATCGACTTAGTGAAATATGCGGAAAGCTTTGGAGCGACTGGATTACGGGTCAACTCACCTGAAGAGCTTTCAACTGTTCTTCAAAAGGGTATAAACATAGAAGGACCCGTCATTATTGATATTCCGATTGACTATCAAGACAACCCAGACCTCGCTAGTCAAAAATGGCCTGAAGTCTTTCGTGAAACACACACATTGAACGTTAGATAA
- the budA gene encoding acetolactate decarboxylase yields the protein MGMMHPMNQQNDRRQHDKQQEVYQVSTMTSLLEAVYDGDFSLAHIPEHGDFGIGTFNQLDGELIGFDGAFYRLRSDGTATPVTDQDYSPFCSLAFFETDIVHRIDAPMTSKELEEEIDRILPSKNVFYAIRIDGSFKKVQTRTVEKQEKPYVPMVEAVKSQPIFDFEDIRGTIAGFRTPQYAHGIAVSGYHLHFIDDDRSVGGHVFDYTVDQVTIRISQKRHMNLHLPNTQEFFQADIDRADLSQQIASAESSPDQ from the coding sequence ATGGGTATGATGCACCCAATGAATCAACAGAACGACAGAAGACAACACGACAAACAGCAGGAGGTCTATCAAGTATCGACGATGACCTCTTTACTGGAAGCCGTATACGATGGAGATTTTTCTCTTGCGCATATACCTGAACACGGTGATTTTGGCATTGGTACATTCAATCAATTAGATGGAGAGCTGATCGGCTTTGACGGTGCATTCTACCGACTGCGCTCGGATGGAACAGCGACACCGGTTACCGATCAAGACTACTCACCATTTTGCTCTCTAGCATTCTTCGAAACAGATATCGTTCATCGAATCGATGCACCTATGACGTCCAAAGAGCTAGAGGAAGAAATCGACCGCATTTTACCGAGTAAGAATGTGTTTTATGCAATTCGTATTGATGGATCATTCAAAAAGGTTCAAACACGTACAGTCGAAAAACAGGAAAAACCTTACGTTCCAATGGTGGAAGCAGTCAAGTCACAGCCCATCTTCGATTTTGAAGATATTCGAGGAACGATCGCTGGTTTCCGTACACCGCAGTACGCACATGGCATTGCAGTAAGTGGATATCACCTTCATTTCATTGATGACGATCGAAGTGTCGGCGGACACGTATTTGATTACACTGTTGATCAAGTGACCATTCGAATTTCTCAAAAGCGTCATATGAATTTACATCTGCCAAATACGCAGGAATTCTTCCAAGCAGACATTGATCGCGCTGACCTTTCACAGCAAATTGCCAGTGCAGAAAGCAGTCCAGATCAATAA
- a CDS encoding Lrp/AsnC family transcriptional regulator gives MSNDYSIPNLTLDERDKQILSLLHEDGRMSYTDLGKQVGLSRVAVQARIQQLIEAGVIERFTTVINPAKIGIHVSVFFNVEVEPKFLEAVALQLEQETAVTSLYHMTGPSKLHMHGIFQNEQEMETFLTKKLYPLEGVVSVDCQMLIKRYKSRMGMKL, from the coding sequence GTGTCAAACGACTATAGCATTCCGAACTTAACATTAGACGAACGAGATAAACAAATTTTATCCCTATTACATGAGGACGGGCGTATGTCCTATACAGATCTCGGGAAACAAGTTGGTCTTTCACGTGTTGCTGTGCAAGCCCGTATTCAGCAGCTGATTGAAGCTGGCGTTATTGAACGATTCACCACTGTGATCAACCCTGCCAAGATCGGCATTCATGTCTCTGTCTTCTTTAATGTAGAAGTGGAGCCGAAATTTTTAGAAGCCGTAGCCCTTCAGCTTGAGCAGGAAACAGCTGTCACAAGCCTTTATCATATGACAGGGCCAAGCAAGCTGCATATGCATGGCATCTTTCAAAATGAACAGGAAATGGAGACATTCCTAACAAAAAAGCTATACCCGCTTGAAGGCGTTGTGAGTGTGGACTGCCAAATGCTCATTAAACGATACAAAAGCCGTATGGGTATGAAATTGTAG
- a CDS encoding chromate transporter has protein sequence MQSYIELIIAMVRTGILGFGGGPSVIPLIRHEAVVKYQWVNDDEFGETLAIANALPGPIATKMSAYLGYRLKGVFGALVATAAHILPTCLAMVALVTLVSVLSSSQIIQNMIGAVTPVIAVLLGIMAYEFGQKTLKGFGMIFGITLFLLAFIGLQVLSIHPGIIVIIFLCYGAFHFKLKQRWNRTDKEKGVSS, from the coding sequence TTGCAATCATATATCGAACTCATCATCGCTATGGTGCGAACCGGTATTCTCGGTTTTGGTGGAGGTCCTTCCGTCATACCGCTCATTCGCCATGAAGCGGTGGTGAAATATCAATGGGTCAATGATGACGAGTTTGGAGAAACACTCGCCATCGCCAATGCATTACCAGGGCCGATCGCGACCAAAATGTCTGCATATCTTGGCTATCGATTGAAGGGTGTATTCGGCGCACTTGTCGCAACAGCTGCTCATATCTTACCGACATGTCTCGCTATGGTGGCACTCGTCACACTTGTCAGCGTCTTAAGCTCCTCACAAATCATACAAAATATGATTGGCGCCGTAACACCAGTCATTGCCGTCCTGCTCGGGATCATGGCATATGAGTTTGGACAAAAAACGCTGAAAGGCTTCGGAATGATCTTCGGGATCACTCTGTTCCTTCTTGCCTTTATCGGGCTGCAGGTGCTGTCCATTCACCCAGGAATCATTGTGATCATCTTTTTATGCTATGGCGCTTTTCATTTCAAACTGAAACAACGCTGGAATCGAACAGATAAAGAGAAAGGAGTGTCTTCTTGA
- a CDS encoding chromate transporter gives MLILFLFWAFFLSNLLGYGGGPASIPLNYEEIVNHFHWMTNEGFSNMLALANALPGPIATKIAAYVGYDVMGWPGLIVTLLATVLPSAIGLILLLKLIDRFRQSPVVKGMTLSVQPVIAMMMLLLTWEIGGDAVKAIGWTQSLGIAAISFFFMTKFKLHPAFLIVAAFLYGGFILPH, from the coding sequence ATGCTGATTCTCTTTTTGTTCTGGGCATTCTTCTTGTCCAATCTATTAGGATATGGCGGAGGCCCTGCATCCATCCCGCTCAATTATGAAGAAATCGTCAACCATTTTCATTGGATGACGAACGAAGGTTTTTCCAATATGCTTGCTCTAGCCAACGCACTGCCAGGGCCAATTGCGACGAAAATCGCAGCGTATGTCGGCTATGACGTCATGGGCTGGCCTGGCTTGATCGTGACACTGCTTGCAACGGTTCTGCCATCAGCCATTGGATTGATTTTATTGCTCAAGCTCATTGACCGCTTTCGCCAATCCCCTGTCGTAAAAGGCATGACCTTATCCGTACAGCCTGTCATTGCGATGATGATGCTATTATTAACATGGGAAATTGGCGGAGATGCAGTGAAAGCCATTGGCTGGACGCAATCGCTCGGCATTGCCGCCATTTCATTTTTCTTTATGACCAAATTCAAACTGCACCCTGCCTTTCTCATTGTGGCTGCCTTTTTATATGGCGGATTCATTCTGCCTCATTAA
- a CDS encoding UDP-glucose dehydrogenase family protein, whose protein sequence is MNIAIAGCGYVGLVTGVCLAEAGHHVACIDIDRQKVIQLKKGSPPMYEPGLKELLNRNLEQGRIHFHTNGATAYPRADVLMIAVGTPQQADGQADLQYVFQAAKEMGTKAKTGAILVVKSTVPVGTGDQIDQLIHQELERKEPLSIASNPEFLREGSAISDTLRADRLVIGAETKIVLDQLEEMYADFHLPVVRTDRKSAEMIKYASNAFLATKISFMNEIASICEKTGADVEWVAQGMGLDQRIGSSFLRAGIGYGGSCFPKDTNALVQIAGHVSHDFELLKAVIKVNNEQRSGFIRSIQDRLGANLEGKKIALLGLSFKPNTDDMREAPSVPIAHALHQLGAKLVAYDPVATRHAARKLPDQVLFAQTIEEAIKGADAVCILTEWADIQSFPLSAYQDFMRQPIIFDGRNCHTLEAAALAEVEYHSIGRRPVSPIYM, encoded by the coding sequence ATGAATATTGCAATTGCAGGCTGTGGATATGTGGGGCTGGTCACGGGTGTATGTTTAGCGGAGGCAGGACACCATGTAGCGTGTATTGATATTGACCGGCAAAAAGTCATTCAACTGAAAAAAGGAAGTCCTCCGATGTATGAGCCCGGATTAAAAGAACTGCTGAACCGCAATCTTGAGCAAGGACGAATTCATTTTCACACGAATGGAGCAACAGCCTATCCTCGGGCTGATGTGTTAATGATCGCGGTTGGTACCCCGCAGCAGGCAGATGGCCAAGCTGATTTGCAATATGTGTTTCAGGCTGCAAAGGAGATGGGGACAAAAGCGAAAACGGGTGCAATTCTTGTAGTGAAAAGTACGGTGCCTGTCGGAACAGGTGATCAAATCGATCAGTTGATCCACCAAGAATTAGAACGGAAGGAGCCGTTATCTATTGCGTCTAATCCGGAATTTTTACGGGAAGGCTCTGCCATTTCAGATACTTTGAGGGCGGATCGGCTTGTTATTGGGGCTGAAACAAAAATCGTATTAGACCAGCTAGAGGAGATGTATGCTGATTTCCACCTGCCAGTGGTCAGAACAGACCGGAAAAGCGCAGAGATGATCAAATACGCATCAAATGCATTTCTTGCGACCAAAATCAGCTTCATGAATGAAATTGCCTCCATTTGCGAAAAAACTGGTGCTGACGTTGAATGGGTGGCGCAGGGAATGGGGCTTGACCAGCGGATCGGCTCTTCTTTTCTCAGGGCAGGAATTGGCTATGGAGGTTCCTGTTTTCCAAAGGATACAAATGCGCTGGTTCAAATCGCAGGGCACGTGTCCCACGACTTTGAGCTGCTAAAGGCTGTCATTAAAGTAAACAATGAGCAGCGATCTGGTTTTATCCGAAGCATTCAAGATCGCCTTGGTGCAAACCTTGAAGGGAAGAAAATAGCACTTCTTGGCTTGTCATTTAAACCGAATACAGATGATATGAGGGAGGCGCCGTCGGTTCCGATCGCTCATGCACTCCATCAATTAGGTGCGAAGCTTGTGGCTTATGATCCTGTTGCCACCCGGCATGCCGCTCGTAAATTGCCAGATCAAGTCTTGTTTGCTCAAACGATTGAAGAGGCGATAAAGGGTGCTGATGCGGTCTGTATATTGACAGAGTGGGCGGATATTCAGTCCTTTCCACTTTCAGCGTATCAAGATTTCATGAGGCAGCCGATCATTTTTGATGGCCGGAATTGTCATACGCTTGAAGCGGCAGCATTAGCTGAGGTTGAGTATCATTCTATTGGGCGCAGGCCTGTTTCTCCTATTTATATGTAA
- a CDS encoding SWIM zinc finger family protein — MLQHNINEEEIKQTAEQIKELLPSTDENKQLIKKALITYRQDSVYRLKQESDTEWSAYVHDVVAARVHLHVLFPVRSSCSCPVDGLCKHILAVFFSLYAQVESVTGFTENWSEKDELQRSKELIRQHFQVKRPDEQSLQSWLTFFQEEFNLWLKRTPKHQQTPQHLYYGYLSILKKHAPHSPEFKSLYAIHTSIDVWLRLHELIDLGRLDAEKDFYSMNPYVEQLMNTIFDSVDHLRTYALSFSLDPFLENTPTAVRTLLQINGPFQHERVAVFMEIWGTILNRGKWVKKETDILKNAQQQKQTVERTIGLMHMDYLLKEDESLFQQLQLLNADMLPNVLNWLKDLTNRKDWKRLKLWYHEITYILEEYCQLDLSYRELRGAVSDFFFYLDAYFKQTKDHHLYERYLQICMPYAFTEYSQLLYAQQRYAEWIEIHSLVGFSISELEKDLIKQIAKEEPEALIPSYHREISLLLDQKNRSAYRESVKMLKKLRTLYHKTKKTTIWERYVKQLQDSTKRLRAFQEEMKKGKLIDDTP; from the coding sequence ATGCTTCAGCACAACATCAATGAAGAAGAAATCAAACAAACAGCCGAACAGATCAAAGAACTTCTTCCTTCAACAGATGAAAACAAACAACTCATCAAAAAAGCATTGATTACTTATAGACAGGACAGCGTATATCGTCTTAAGCAAGAATCTGATACGGAATGGTCAGCTTATGTACATGACGTCGTGGCCGCAAGAGTCCACCTTCATGTGCTGTTTCCTGTGAGAAGCAGCTGCTCATGTCCGGTAGATGGACTTTGTAAACACATTCTCGCTGTCTTCTTTTCGTTATACGCTCAAGTAGAGAGTGTGACTGGTTTTACAGAGAATTGGTCCGAAAAGGATGAATTACAGCGCAGCAAAGAACTCATTCGCCAGCACTTCCAAGTGAAGCGCCCAGACGAACAATCACTCCAAAGCTGGCTGACTTTTTTCCAAGAGGAATTTAACCTCTGGCTGAAACGGACACCAAAGCACCAGCAAACACCGCAGCATTTGTATTACGGCTATTTATCGATCCTAAAAAAACACGCACCTCATTCACCTGAATTCAAAAGTTTGTATGCGATTCATACGTCAATTGATGTGTGGCTAAGGCTTCATGAACTAATTGACCTCGGCCGGCTTGATGCCGAGAAAGACTTTTATTCCATGAATCCATATGTAGAACAGCTTATGAACACCATTTTCGATTCAGTGGATCACTTGAGGACATACGCCCTTTCCTTTTCCCTCGATCCATTTCTTGAAAACACTCCAACTGCCGTTCGGACACTTCTTCAAATAAACGGACCTTTTCAGCATGAACGAGTAGCGGTCTTTATGGAGATTTGGGGCACTATATTAAATAGAGGGAAATGGGTTAAAAAAGAAACAGACATATTAAAGAACGCTCAGCAGCAGAAACAAACAGTTGAACGTACCATCGGGCTGATGCACATGGATTATTTACTGAAAGAAGATGAAAGCCTCTTTCAGCAATTACAGCTGCTCAATGCAGATATGCTGCCAAATGTGCTCAATTGGCTGAAGGATCTCACAAACCGCAAGGACTGGAAGCGTCTCAAGCTCTGGTATCATGAGATCACCTATATTTTAGAGGAATATTGCCAGCTCGATCTTTCCTACAGAGAACTGAGAGGAGCCGTCAGTGATTTCTTCTTTTATTTAGACGCATACTTTAAGCAGACGAAGGATCATCATCTATATGAACGCTACCTCCAAATCTGCATGCCCTATGCATTTACTGAATATAGTCAGCTACTATATGCACAGCAGCGTTACGCAGAATGGATTGAGATTCACAGCCTGGTTGGTTTCTCGATCAGTGAACTCGAAAAAGATCTGATCAAACAGATTGCAAAAGAAGAGCCTGAAGCGCTCATTCCATCCTACCACCGTGAAATCTCACTGCTTCTCGATCAAAAAAATCGAAGTGCTTACCGAGAATCTGTGAAAATGCTAAAGAAACTGCGCACGCTTTATCATAAAACGAAAAAAACCACGATTTGGGAAAGATATGTCAAGCAGCTGCAAGATTCAACGAAACGGCTGCGTGCGTTCCAAGAGGAAATGAAGAAAGGAAAATTGATTGATGACACGCCATAA